The Heyndrickxia vini genome contains a region encoding:
- a CDS encoding SDR family oxidoreductase: MNNQPKKTMPKQHQNQQPGIESEMNPLPKSIDPSYKGSGKLQGKVAIVTGGDSGIGKATAIYFAKEGADIAICYLNENEDASTTKELIEKENRKCLLIRGDVGEENHCQSIVKQVIEHYGHIDILVNNAGEQHPQQTILNIPSSQLLKTFQTNIFSYFYMVQASLPYLKKGSSIINTASVTAYKGHKTLIDYSATKGAVVSFTRSLALSLASKGIRVNGVAPGPIWTPLIPSTFTEDEVETFGSNVPLSRPGQPYELAPTYVYLASEDSSYVSGQILHVNGGTIVNG; the protein is encoded by the coding sequence ATGAATAATCAACCAAAAAAAACAATGCCAAAACAACATCAAAATCAGCAGCCGGGAATTGAATCAGAAATGAATCCACTTCCTAAATCAATTGATCCCTCCTATAAAGGTAGCGGGAAACTTCAAGGTAAAGTTGCCATTGTTACCGGTGGTGATAGCGGCATTGGAAAAGCAACCGCTATTTATTTTGCAAAAGAAGGCGCAGATATTGCCATTTGTTACTTAAACGAAAATGAAGATGCATCCACAACAAAAGAATTAATTGAAAAAGAAAATAGAAAATGCCTACTTATCCGTGGAGATGTCGGTGAAGAAAATCATTGTCAATCCATAGTGAAGCAAGTGATTGAACATTATGGTCACATCGATATTTTGGTTAATAATGCCGGGGAGCAGCATCCGCAGCAGACTATTTTAAATATACCATCCAGTCAGCTATTGAAAACATTTCAAACGAATATTTTTTCTTACTTTTATATGGTACAAGCATCCCTTCCTTATTTAAAAAAAGGGAGCTCCATTATTAATACAGCTTCCGTAACAGCGTATAAAGGTCATAAAACATTAATCGATTATTCTGCAACAAAAGGGGCCGTTGTATCTTTCACAAGATCATTAGCTCTATCATTAGCGAGTAAGGGAATTCGGGTAAATGGAGTAGCACCGGGTCCTATTTGGACACCACTCATCCCTTCCACATTCACAGAAGATGAAGTAGAAACATTTGGTTCCAACGTCCCATTATCACGGCCTGGTCAACCGTACGAACTTGCGCCCACCTATGTTTATTTAGCATCCGAGGATTCAAGCTATGTATCTGGACAAATTTTGCATGTTAACGGCGGTACGATTGTCAATGGGTAA
- a CDS encoding alpha-amylase family glycosyl hydrolase, protein MLKKVLAFCFIFILLFQTVPANAAEKVKRNWQDETIYFLMVDRYNNGDATNDRNVKVLDPVGFQGGDFKGIIDKLDFIKDQGFTTVMLTPIFKNDDRGYDGYRITDFYKTDDHFGTINDFKKLVSEVHKKKMKIIIDFPTNQVSANSSLVKDPKKKKKWFSEETNDQLVSFDHTNPEVNQYLVDAAKWWVTKTDIDGYLLSHANQSPTQFWKQFSSNVKSVKKDFYLLGEIDSKDNKLVKQYQQAGIDGTLDFRLNQPLRDSFANTNQSLKKVLSIEADNRKEFDQPSLMGAFFDNHNMIRYTRDMVINKQFPGTRWKLALTYLYTQPEIPIVYYGSEIAEDSGGVPENRKMMNFRTEKELIDYITMIGEIRQQQPALTKGSMEVLYEKNGMVVFKRQYKDQINLIGINNTDKTQVIKLSKDQLQNDKEELRGLISGGVVRAENGTFKLAFERETSEIYNVVEKTGINFMFIAILVLIWIVFFAFLFIVWKRGKQKKIQ, encoded by the coding sequence ATGTTGAAAAAAGTTTTGGCATTTTGTTTCATTTTCATTTTGCTTTTTCAAACTGTTCCAGCAAATGCTGCTGAAAAAGTAAAACGAAACTGGCAAGATGAGACGATCTATTTTTTAATGGTTGATCGATATAATAATGGCGATGCCACAAATGATCGTAATGTAAAAGTTCTTGATCCAGTAGGCTTTCAAGGTGGAGATTTTAAAGGTATTATTGATAAATTAGATTTTATTAAAGACCAAGGTTTTACAACAGTAATGCTCACACCTATCTTTAAAAATGATGATAGAGGATATGATGGGTATCGGATTACTGACTTTTATAAAACGGATGACCACTTTGGCACCATCAATGATTTTAAAAAATTAGTAAGTGAAGTACATAAGAAAAAGATGAAGATTATCATTGATTTTCCGACGAATCAAGTAAGTGCCAACAGTTCTTTAGTAAAGGATCCAAAGAAGAAGAAGAAGTGGTTCTCAGAGGAAACAAATGATCAATTAGTATCATTTGATCATACAAATCCAGAAGTGAACCAATACCTTGTTGACGCTGCAAAATGGTGGGTAACAAAAACGGATATTGACGGGTATTTACTTAGTCATGCAAATCAATCGCCGACACAATTTTGGAAACAATTTTCTAGTAATGTGAAATCAGTAAAAAAGGATTTTTATTTATTGGGGGAAATTGACTCAAAAGACAATAAATTAGTGAAGCAATATCAACAGGCCGGGATTGATGGGACGTTGGATTTCCGGTTAAATCAGCCCTTACGTGATTCATTTGCAAATACTAATCAATCACTTAAAAAAGTACTTTCCATTGAAGCTGATAATAGAAAAGAATTTGATCAACCTTCATTAATGGGTGCCTTTTTCGATAATCATAATATGATAAGATATACGAGAGATATGGTGATAAATAAACAATTTCCGGGAACTAGATGGAAATTAGCGTTAACATATTTATACACCCAGCCAGAAATTCCAATTGTTTATTATGGAAGCGAAATTGCCGAAGACAGCGGTGGAGTTCCGGAAAACCGCAAAATGATGAATTTCAGAACTGAAAAAGAATTGATTGATTACATAACGATGATCGGTGAAATTCGTCAGCAACAACCAGCATTAACAAAGGGTTCAATGGAAGTCCTCTATGAAAAAAATGGAATGGTTGTTTTCAAACGACAATATAAGGATCAAATCAATCTTATTGGTATAAATAATACTGATAAAACGCAAGTAATTAAATTATCTAAGGATCAATTGCAGAACGATAAAGAGGAATTACGAGGGTTAATTAGTGGCGGTGTTGTCCGAGCAGAAAATGGGACTTTTAAGCTCGCCTTCGAAAGAGAAACCTCTGAAATCTATAATGTTGTTGAAAAAACAGGTATAAACTTTATGTTTATCGCCATTTTAGTTCTAATTTGGATCGTATTTTTCGCATTTTTATTTATTGTCTGGAAGCGTGGAAAACAGAAAAAGATTCAATAA
- a CDS encoding DUF2777 family protein, with protein MDQLQRLQLIEHQSRAFLEGDIENINDQWVFFDNETDEATMLEHYVNQEIEIYYHHKWIKGKLEPDGRILHKNESIFLLDKMKLRIRKQIVFSFDMLLDELSDDIFFHFINTLNSLGYSIYDCIFSHNHLSFLDTTDMKKGVNILIFDNGEVALAVHHHFHHEDKKDDRFEFTLSTGKRLIIDKMQK; from the coding sequence ATGGATCAATTGCAAAGATTACAATTAATAGAGCATCAATCCCGCGCTTTTTTAGAGGGAGATATTGAAAATATCAATGATCAATGGGTATTTTTTGATAATGAAACAGACGAAGCTACCATGCTTGAACACTATGTTAATCAGGAAATAGAGATTTATTATCATCATAAATGGATAAAAGGAAAATTAGAGCCGGATGGACGGATTCTACATAAAAATGAATCAATCTTTCTTTTAGATAAAATGAAGCTTAGAATTAGAAAACAAATTGTGTTCTCATTTGATATGCTCCTTGACGAATTAAGTGATGATATATTTTTTCACTTCATAAATACATTAAATTCACTTGGATATTCTATCTATGATTGCATATTTAGTCATAATCATCTTTCATTTTTAGATACGACTGACATGAAAAAAGGTGTTAATATCCTTATTTTTGATAATGGAGAGGTTGCCCTTGCAGTACATCATCATTTTCATCATGAAGATAAAAAAGATGATCGTTTTGAATTTACCTTAAGTACCGGAAAAAGATTAATTATTGATAAAATGCAAAAATAA
- a CDS encoding YisL family protein: MYTTHAHITTWVVAVILFVIAIALIKSGNAKGSKIVHMILRLFYILIIVTGAFLFFKFQSANPALYGIKLLGGLLVIGMMEMILSRMKKGKGTGLFWILLIIFFVGVLYLGFVELPL, translated from the coding sequence ATGTATACTACTCATGCACATATTACAACTTGGGTTGTAGCAGTCATTTTATTTGTTATTGCCATTGCGCTTATTAAAAGTGGAAATGCAAAAGGCTCAAAAATAGTTCATATGATATTACGCTTATTCTATATTTTAATTATCGTGACAGGTGCGTTTTTATTCTTTAAATTTCAATCGGCTAACCCGGCATTATATGGAATTAAATTGTTAGGCGGATTACTAGTGATAGGGATGATGGAAATGATCTTATCACGAATGAAGAAAGGTAAAGGCACAGGACTTTTCTGGATCTTGCTGATTATTTTCTTTGTTGGTGTACTTTATCTAGGGTTTGTTGAACTTCCATTATAA
- a CDS encoding fumarylacetoacetate hydrolase family protein: protein MKFVSFEWNGVEQYGVLYEQTNDILNLSSVVENREDFSLPLTLIEGIKQGDSFIAEVDRALRKLEKEKEVFLVKSDSITWLSPIPHPKKNIMCVGKNYRDHAIEMGSEADIPEHVMVFTKAPTAVTGHLSPIDAHSDITNELDYEGELAVIIGVGGKNIKRENAFQHVFGYTILNDITARDLQNRHKQFFIGKSLDTSCPIGPWIVHHSQIHNANQLNITTKVNNEIRQNSNTKHFIFPIEEIISTLSKGMTLEPGDIIATGTPAGVGKGFKPPIFLKKDDVIEINIEGIGTLTNKVQ from the coding sequence ATGAAATTTGTTAGTTTTGAATGGAATGGTGTCGAACAATATGGTGTGCTTTATGAGCAAACAAATGATATATTAAATCTTTCATCAGTTGTTGAAAATAGGGAGGATTTTAGTTTACCGCTTACTCTTATAGAAGGTATTAAACAAGGAGATTCTTTTATTGCTGAAGTAGATAGGGCATTGAGAAAATTAGAAAAAGAAAAGGAAGTCTTCTTAGTAAAAAGTGATTCTATTACTTGGCTTTCACCGATTCCACATCCTAAGAAAAATATTATGTGTGTTGGAAAGAATTATCGAGATCATGCGATTGAAATGGGAAGCGAAGCTGATATTCCGGAACATGTCATGGTCTTTACGAAAGCACCAACAGCTGTGACTGGTCATTTATCACCGATTGACGCACATTCAGACATTACAAATGAACTTGACTATGAAGGGGAGCTTGCTGTTATTATTGGTGTTGGAGGAAAAAATATTAAAAGAGAAAATGCATTCCAACATGTATTTGGTTATACGATCTTAAATGATATAACTGCAAGAGATCTGCAAAATCGCCATAAACAATTTTTTATTGGGAAAAGTTTAGATACTTCTTGCCCTATTGGCCCATGGATTGTTCACCATTCACAAATTCACAATGCCAATCAATTAAATATCACTACAAAGGTGAATAATGAAATCCGCCAAAATTCTAATACGAAGCATTTTATCTTTCCGATAGAAGAGATCATATCAACACTTTCTAAAGGAATGACACTTGAGCCAGGAGATATTATAGCGACTGGAACTCCTGCAGGTGTAGGTAAAGGTTTCAAACCACCTATATTCTTAAAGAAAGATGATGTAATTGAAATAAATATTGAAGGGATTGGAACTTTGACAAATAAGGTACAATAA
- a CDS encoding DUF418 domain-containing protein — protein MENKLHPTQSFERISSLDGLRGFSLLGIFLINMMSYESPILYYNPQEWWHGTDQSLYKWIELFVQASFYPIFAMLFGYGLVLIRNRSIEKGGEFKTIAVKRLFILLIIGIIHAFLIWSGDVLINYAVFGFILIFLLKLSGKSLMVIGLSLLVIPNLFFSLYLMIITLVSSQDMSMYTDIMNLTKSMEVFSSSDYWNITVQRFKDWKIVNGSSNVIFILFSVVPLMMIGAGAAKRKWLQRTQGERKKWLSILILSLPLGLFLKSLPVFVDSNMAFKYIEQSLGGTILSFAYVAIIALFMSYKWTGKLLKPFTAAGRMSLTIYITQSIVGTFIFYGYGLGLYSKLTLGTSMLLAIGIFIIQVVLAEIWFMKFKFGPLEKIWRYFTYGKNI, from the coding sequence ATGGAAAACAAGTTACATCCAACCCAATCCTTTGAAAGGATCTCTTCATTAGATGGATTACGTGGATTTAGTTTATTGGGGATATTTCTCATTAATATGATGTCCTATGAATCTCCAATATTGTATTACAATCCGCAAGAATGGTGGCATGGAACAGATCAATCCTTATACAAATGGATTGAATTATTTGTACAAGCTAGCTTCTATCCAATCTTCGCAATGCTGTTTGGTTATGGGCTAGTATTAATTAGAAACAGATCAATTGAAAAAGGGGGTGAATTTAAGACAATTGCAGTAAAAAGGCTTTTCATTTTATTAATTATTGGAATCATCCATGCCTTTTTGATTTGGTCAGGTGACGTATTAATTAATTATGCTGTATTTGGTTTCATTTTAATTTTTTTATTGAAATTATCTGGGAAATCACTTATGGTTATTGGTTTATCACTGTTAGTTATACCTAATTTGTTTTTTAGTTTATATCTTATGATTATAACTCTTGTATCCTCCCAGGATATGAGCATGTATACTGATATTATGAATCTTACAAAATCAATGGAGGTATTTTCTTCAAGTGATTATTGGAATATTACTGTACAAAGATTTAAAGATTGGAAGATAGTTAACGGATCGTCCAATGTAATCTTCATCCTTTTTTCTGTCGTTCCGCTTATGATGATTGGAGCAGGCGCGGCTAAACGAAAGTGGTTACAAAGGACTCAAGGAGAGAGAAAGAAATGGTTATCCATCTTGATCCTATCTCTCCCGTTAGGTTTATTCCTAAAATCACTTCCTGTGTTTGTTGATTCCAATATGGCGTTTAAGTATATAGAACAATCATTAGGGGGCACAATTCTTAGCTTTGCATATGTGGCCATAATTGCTCTATTCATGTCGTATAAGTGGACTGGAAAATTATTGAAACCATTTACTGCGGCAGGAAGAATGTCATTAACGATTTACATTACGCAGTCTATTGTTGGAACATTTATTTTTTACGGATATGGATTAGGATTATATAGTAAACTTACACTGGGAACAAGTATGTTATTAGCAATCGGAATATTTATTATTCAAGTTGTACTTGCGGAAATTTGGTTTATGAAGTTTAAATTTGGTCCATTGGAAAAGATTTGGCGATATTTCACATACGGTAAAAATATTTGA
- a CDS encoding spore germination protein, with the protein MPGFVGAVQIMNIGSSGVFHIGDVFQLTPISTAKTFAGAGSFNTGETLAIQNHQSATNTFDNDGIDQGINFNV; encoded by the coding sequence ATGCCTGGATTTGTTGGCGCCGTTCAAATTATGAACATTGGTTCGAGCGGTGTATTTCATATCGGTGATGTTTTTCAACTTACTCCCATTTCAACTGCAAAAACATTTGCAGGAGCTGGTTCATTTAATACAGGAGAAACCTTAGCTATTCAGAATCATCAATCCGCAACAAATACATTTGATAATGATGGAATCGATCAAGGAATTAATTTTAATGTTTAA
- a CDS encoding spore germination protein GerPB, giving the protein MKISVQQTIQIRMIKIGGISNAAVFQIGTAGIIKPAAYLYDTGCFTEPAPVISHAAGTEGIPPLVVPFRNDGSIS; this is encoded by the coding sequence ATGAAAATTAGTGTGCAACAAACAATTCAAATACGAATGATTAAAATTGGTGGAATATCCAATGCAGCTGTTTTCCAAATTGGTACAGCAGGAATCATTAAACCAGCTGCCTATCTATATGATACTGGATGCTTCACAGAACCTGCACCTGTGATTAGTCATGCAGCGGGTACAGAAGGCATCCCTCCATTAGTCGTTCCATTTAGGAATGATGGCTCTATTTCCTAG
- the gerPC gene encoding spore germination protein GerPC encodes MIDYNRQIQQLYQYIQYQQKKISQFEKKLEDLSKDIQSLKEKPPINVERLEYKFDQLKIEKLDGTLNIGVNPADLNNIEDMDVPSSPMPQAFLMNPAFKQNLLERINQYISKDLSSVIQDTEDQLGYRLDTKYRDFIVADLQRQIPQRIDYFINILAGENHKNESQEDISNQLFARMKADIDQAVYMFVSKLPQSMNGDDPNGT; translated from the coding sequence ATGATTGATTACAATAGACAAATCCAACAATTGTATCAATATATCCAATACCAGCAAAAAAAAATTTCCCAATTTGAGAAAAAGCTAGAAGACTTATCTAAAGATATACAATCACTAAAAGAAAAGCCACCTATAAATGTTGAACGTCTAGAATATAAATTTGATCAATTAAAAATTGAAAAACTTGATGGCACTTTAAATATTGGCGTTAATCCAGCCGACTTAAATAATATTGAGGATATGGACGTTCCATCCTCACCAATGCCGCAAGCCTTTTTAATGAACCCGGCATTTAAACAAAACCTATTAGAAAGAATAAATCAATATATTAGTAAGGATCTAAGTTCAGTAATCCAGGATACAGAAGATCAATTAGGCTATAGGCTTGATACGAAATATCGCGATTTCATTGTTGCTGATTTGCAAAGACAGATTCCACAACGAATTGATTATTTTATTAATATACTAGCCGGGGAGAATCACAAAAATGAATCCCAAGAAGATATTTCAAATCAACTTTTTGCAAGAATGAAAGCAGATATCGACCAAGCGGTTTATATGTTTGTATCAAAATTACCTCAATCTATGAATGGAGATGATCCGAATGGAACTTAA
- a CDS encoding spore gernimation protein GerPD codes for MELNVINRDINVENIRIIGIASSSLFLIGDAETIQQAATFDTPAESLIIGPLTPFVPK; via the coding sequence ATGGAACTTAATGTAATAAATCGAGATATTAATGTTGAAAATATACGGATTATTGGGATAGCAAGTTCATCGCTCTTCTTAATTGGTGATGCTGAAACGATTCAACAGGCAGCTACCTTTGACACGCCTGCTGAATCATTAATTATTGGCCCTTTAACTCCATTTGTACCGAAATAA
- a CDS encoding spore germination protein GerPE, whose product MFKANRSSIVDQVKINDIFYASSFHIGDSSYINAVAKVFAVQREKELFYGFEANYEDFPNFTEPIPIPPITENLQFNRFNANPSIHVSKVRIIGISTSSIFHIGNTKRAYLEARVHHTRQLEQVPENRHKIKSLS is encoded by the coding sequence ATGTTTAAAGCGAATCGAAGCTCGATTGTCGACCAAGTAAAAATTAATGATATTTTCTATGCATCCAGTTTCCATATTGGGGATTCTTCCTATATCAATGCGGTTGCAAAGGTGTTTGCCGTTCAAAGGGAGAAGGAGTTATTTTATGGATTTGAAGCAAATTATGAAGATTTCCCCAACTTCACTGAACCGATTCCTATCCCGCCAATTACAGAAAACTTACAATTTAATCGATTTAATGCTAATCCTTCTATTCATGTGTCAAAAGTAAGAATTATTGGTATCTCTACAAGTTCCATTTTCCATATTGGAAACACGAAAAGAGCTTATCTCGAAGCAAGAGTCCACCATACTCGACAGCTAGAACAGGTACCAGAAAACAGACACAAAATAAAGAGTCTATCATAA
- a CDS encoding spore germination protein, translating into MPAIVGATQVVNVEGNAVVHFGDTAVISPKSNSKTTNGSGAVNTGALFMVTNGFSLNTTFDANLIDQPIAGNN; encoded by the coding sequence ATGCCTGCTATCGTCGGAGCTACACAAGTTGTGAATGTTGAGGGCAATGCTGTTGTACATTTTGGAGATACTGCCGTTATCTCTCCAAAAAGTAATTCAAAAACGACAAATGGCTCAGGGGCTGTCAATACAGGAGCATTATTTATGGTCACTAACGGATTCAGCCTTAACACAACATTTGATGCCAATCTTATCGATCAGCCGATTGCCGGAAATAACTAA